Proteins co-encoded in one Papaver somniferum cultivar HN1 chromosome 5, ASM357369v1, whole genome shotgun sequence genomic window:
- the LOC113281365 gene encoding uncharacterized protein LOC113281365, producing MGSNQSSQLEDEEDEEEEEEREHEENNGRRRGINGLGREREELLDNSSLMKKVLQQEPEMLPCHASASPLSPQLSTIGTPRLGPSIKVWDPYNVLAPPPPPPPSLQQQAFSRSYSSDGLIDEDRCGVTEVFLISHGECGLNLRSDLVPGRWPESSLTPNGKRQGRALSVFLNSQGVRFNEVYCSPLDRARTTAISVSRELNFTEERIQYLDELTEMSQGQWEGCLQSEIYTQDTMNIIDRFQPDFCAPSGESLRHVEFRMMQFLNVTVLKLDEILRDISMRQQNEGKPFSPQNSHFLPNSFHDRDGPGVPPSQSDLLYRQRQGLTRKKSGKSRLQYVTKIGDHENEDEGSPNEPNNLDHSLQDGNVRSSSFSIGVFTHALPIKCLITGILGCGPLMLQKICVDDSSVTVLQHSVRTGWQIKRLNDTAHLRLL from the exons ATGGGATCTAATCAGTCATCGCAATTAGAAgacgaggaagatgaagaagaagaagaagaacgagaaCACGAAGAAAACAATGGTAGAAGAAGAGGGATAAATGGATTAGGAAGGGAAAGGGAGGAACTATTAGATAATTCATCGTTGATGAAGAAAGTATTACAACAAGAACCAGAAATGTTACCATGTCATGCATCAGCATCACCATTATCACCACAGCTATCAACAATAGGTACACCACGGTTAGGACCATCAATTAAAGTATGGGATCCATATAATGtattagcaccaccaccaccgccaccaccgtcATTACAGCAACAGGCCTTTTCAAGGAGTTATTCATCTGATGGATTAATAGATGAAGATAGATGTGGTGTTACTGAGGTTTTTTTGATTTCTCATGGTGAATGTGGACTGAATTTGAGATCAGATTTGGTTCCTGGGAGATGGCCAGAATCCAGTTTGACACCCAATGGGAAACGGCAAGGGAGAGCTTTATCGGTTTTTCTTAATTCTCAAGGGGTGAGATTTAATGAGGTTTATTGTTCTCCGTTGGATCGAGCTCGGACCACTGCTATCTCTGTTTCTAGG GAACTGAATTTCACGGAGGAACGAATACAATACCTAGATGAACTTACCGAGATGAGTCAGGGTCAGTGGGAGGGATGTCTTCAATCAGAGATATACACCCAAGACACAATGAACATAATTGATAGATTCCAGCCTGATTTTTGTGCGCCGTCAGGAGAATCACTTAGGCATGTAGAATTCCGAATGATGCAGTTCCTTAATGTTACAGTTCTTAAACTGGATGAGATATTGAGGGATATATCAATGCGCCAACAGAACGAGGGTAAACCATTTTCCCCTCAAAACTCGCATTTTTTGCCCAATTCATTCCATGACCGAGATGGACCAGGCGTTCCACCATCACAATCAGATCTGCTTTATAGGCAAAGGCAAGGTCTTACAAGGAAAAAATCAGGTAAAAGCAGGCTACAGTATGTAACAAAAATTGGAGATCATGAAAATGAGGACGAGGGTTCTCCAAATGAACCAAACAACCTAGACCATTCACTTCAAGATGGGAATGTCAGAAGTTCATCTTTTTCCATTGGTGTTTTCACCCATGCACTGCCTATTAAGTGTCTCATCACCGGGATACTAGGGTGCGGCCCGTTGATGCTGCAAAAGATCTGTGTTGATGATTCCTCAGTCACTGTATTACAACATTCAGTAAGAACAGGTTGGCAAATAAAGAGACTGAATGATACTGCACATCTCAGGCTTCTGTAG
- the LOC113281366 gene encoding RNA polymerase II C-terminal domain phosphatase-like 3, with amino-acid sequence MSVIGFINPRDLMGKEVGGEGEGDISIVVDVEEGEISDDDNQQEINDNDDKVVEEELVVVEEEKVKEEEKAKEEEKEEVVTKPVIREESKRMVWTMEDLFKYNQVFPRNFATPMYNYAWKQAVQNRPLRNVDEDNINAAAAAATSVVIEISDEGVVVNDVDSEKEEGEIEEGEIGDNDTEMVEGTVVESNLNGISSSTTDDNENEEIKSIRQVIQLIINAKNVGKPFGGACGELWTSLDKLQKFVLNNGTSSSVNSLIQQSFAALQAVKFVYCTMNFKEQTQYKDVFSRLLVHVKTQNASLFSSEQMEELEDIIQSLEKQKEILEKNGANQNDHEANPSLGMNRIESGIVGKNPLQEKNGASQNGHGENPHLGTNRIEIGIVGENPPRVLNSSKKSLLEPISVKHNDQSNVKVGSGIFQSGPLSGLKSRGGFGPLLDLHMDHDVDDLPSPTRDAPKPFLIHKPQVQHRDHGMNRFPSPSPTRETLRPVQANKPQAVESRPVKSDGTEMHPYETDAHKAVSTYQQKFGQTSLLQSTLLPSPTPSEEGNEDEDDLKGEVSSSSVSNGGAVNPSVPLQAASVYAAFQNNGPCRQGTEINPVVAQKQSRGRDPRRDPRRQNLGSEVGSGDLNLRSAYLEHNPPTSGTLEEIINTRKNKSVPESVLDGHTLKRQRNGLTRSTVSGTGGWGEDTSVRPQPTLANQVTESVGSRDPRKFGNGGWSEDSVTRPQPTLANQVGESIRSSDPRKFGNGEVVLGQRQDNGGRNLTAGAGGQEQLSLIGNGNMGSLPSPLKDIAVNPMLISLLLEHQRLQKSNNSPQNLVISSSLNGFPGSIPLANIPSSKSSDIDKKYSVKPQVPGQAISTGDSGKTRMKLRDPRLAARMNTCQKNESLGPLEQLKTFGAPSSLTQDSRENLIVRQQSVQAQTNSVPSGAPDIFQQFTKELKSLADILSASQAPSVVPLTVSSPIIPVKTETTEMKTVVTESKDQESGTVTAPVERIVQPTQNTWGDVEHLLEGYDDQERAAIHKERARRMEEQNKMFAARKLCLILDLDHTLLNSAKFVEVDPIHEEVLRKKEEQDREKPHRHLFRFPHMRMWTKLRPGVWNFLEKASKLYELHLYTMGNKLYATEMAKVLDPSGALFEGRVISKGDEGDPYDGDERPQKIKDLEGVLGMESNVVIIDDSVRVWPHNKLNLIVVERYTYFPCSRRQFGLMGPSLLEIDHDERPDEGTLALSLAVIERVHQNFFSHKSLNDLDVRSILAAEQRKILAGCRIVFSRIFPVGEMNPQLHPLWQSAEQFGAVCSTQIDEHVTHVVANSLGTDKVNWALNTGRYVVHPGWVEASTLLYRRANEHEFAVKI; translated from the exons ATGAGCGTAATTGGATTTATTAACCCTAGAGATTTGATGGGTAAAGAAGTAGggggagaaggagaaggagacatTTCGATTGTTGTAGATGTAGAAGAAGGTGAGATTTCTGATGATGATAATCAACAGGAAATTAATGATAACGACGATAAAGTTGTAGAAGAGGAACTtgtagtagtagaagaagaaaaggttaaggaagaagagaaggccaaggaagaagaaaaagaagaagtcgtaACAAAACCTGTTATTAGGGAAGAATCAAAACGTATGGTTTGGACAATGGAAGATCTATTCAAGTATAATCAAGTTTTTCCAAGAAATTTCGCGACACCAATGTATAATTATGCTTGGAAACAAGCTGTTCAAAATAGACCATTGAGGAATGTTGATGAGGATAATATAAATGCGGCGGCGGCGGCAGCAACGTCAGTTGTAATTGAAATCAGTGATGAAGGTGTTGTTGTAAATGATGTTGATAGTGAGAAAGAAGAAGGTGAAattgaagaaggagaaattgGTGATAATGATACAGAGATGGTTGAGGGAACTGTAGTAGAATCAAATCTCAATGGTATATCTAGTAGTACCACTGATGATAATGAGAATGAGGAGATTAAATCAATTCGACAAGTTATACAACTCATTATAAATGCAAAAAATGTCGGAAA ACCATTTGGTGGCGCATGTGGTGAACTTTGGACGTCTTTGGATAAATTGCAGAAGTTTGTTCTGAATAACGGGACTTCATCATCTGTTAACAGTCTCATTCAGCAGTCTTTTGCTGCGTTACAAGCTGTTAAATTT GTGTACTGTACTATGAATTTTAAAGAACAAACACAATATAAAGACGTATTCTCAAG GTTGCTAGTCCATGTAAAGACTCAAAATGCCAGTCTTTTCTCGTCGGAGCAGATGGAAGAGTTAGAAGACATCATACAGTCactggaaaaacaaaaagagatacTAGAAAAGAACGGTGCAAATCAAAATGATCATGAAGCAAATCCTAGTCTAGGTATGAATCGGATTGAATCTGGAATTGTAGGCAAAAACCCTCTCCAAGAGAAGAATGGTGCAAGTCAAAACGGTCATGGAGAAAATCCTCATCTTGGAACGAATCGGATTGAAATCGGAATTGTAGGAGAAAACCCTCCTCGTGTTCTGAATTCTTCAAAGAAGTCCCTTTTGGAACCAATATCTGTTAAGCACAATGACCAGAGTAATGTGAAAGTTGGGTCTGGTATATTTCAATCAGGACCTCTATCTGGTCTCAAGAGTAGAGGGGGCTTCGGTCCATTGCTAGATCTTCATATGGATCACGATGTGGATGATCTTCCATCACCCACGAGGGATGCCCCAAAGCCTTTCCTGATACACAAACCACAGGTTCAACATAGAGATCATGGGATGAATAGGTTTCCGTCTCCGTCTCCGACGAGGGAGACTCTGAGACCTGTGCAGGCAAACAAACCACAAGCTGTTGAAAGTCGACCAGTTAAGTCAGATGGAACAGAAATGCATCCTTATGAAACGGATGCTCATAAAGCAGTTTCAACCTACCAACAGAAATTCGGACAGACTTCACTCCTTCAGAGTACTCTGCTCCCAAGCCCAACACCTTCCGAGGAAGgtaatgaggatgaagatgatctTAAAGGAGAGGTTTCCAGTTCTAGTGTCAGTAATGGTGGAGCTGTTAATCCATCAGTTCCTTTGCAAGCTGCAAGTGTGTATGCTGCTTTCCAGAATAATGGCCCTTGTAGACAGGGAACAGAGATAAATCCTGTTGTAGCACAGAAACAGAGCAGAGGGCGAGATCCAAGGCGGGATCCGAGGCGTCAAAATCTTGGCTCCGAAGTTGGTTCTGGGGATCTCAATCTACGTTCAGCATATCTTGAACATAATCCACCTACTAGTGGAACCTTAGAAGAAATTATTAACACGAGGAAAAACAAAAGTGTTCCCGAGTCTGTACTGGATGGTCATACCTTGAAAAGGCAAAGAAATGGATTGACAAGATCCACAGTTTCTGGAACCGGAGGATGGGGTGAAGACACTAGTGTGCGCCCCCAGCCTACTCTCGCGAACCAAGTGACGGAGTCCGTCGGTAGTAGGGATCCTAGGAAATTTGGAAATGGAGGATGGAGTGAAGACAGTGTCACGCGCCCCCAACCTACTCTCGCAAACCAAGTAGGAGAGTCCATTCGAAGTAGTGATCCTAGGAAATTTGGAAATGGAGAAGTTGTCCTTGGCCAGAGACAGGATAATGGTGGTAGGAACTTAACTGCGGGAGCTGGCGGACAAGAGCAGTTATCACTGATAGGTAATGGTAATATGGGTTCCTTACCTTCACCACTGAAGGATATTGCTGTGAACCCGATGTTGATCAGTCTACTATTGGAACACCAACGATTACAGAAGTCTAATAATTCACCCCAAAACCTGGTAATTAGTTCCAGTTTGAATGGTTTTCCAGGATCCATTCCCTTGGCAAATATTCCTTCTTCAAAGTCTTCAGATATTGATAAAAAATACTCAGTCAAACCTCAGGTTCCTGGCCAAGCAATTTCAACG GGAGATTCTGGAAAAACTCGTATGAAATTGCGTGATCCGCGACTTGCAGCCCGCATGAACACATGCCAAAAGAATGAGTCATTGGGACCTCTGGAACAATTAAAAACATTTGGAGCTCCATCATCACTAACCCAGGATAGCCGGGAGAATCTAATTGTTAGACAGCAAAGTGTGCAAGCCCAAACAAATTCCGTGCCTTCTGGTGCACCAGACATCTTTCAGCAATTCACGAAGGAACTAAAAAGTCTTGCAGATATACTCTCTGCCTCTCAAGCACCCTCAGTAGTTCCTCTAACAGTGTCTTCGCCAATAATTCCAGTTAAGACTGAAACAACTGAGATGAAAACTGTAGTAACAGAATCTAAGGATCAGGAAAGTGGAACTGTAACAGCACCTGTAGAAAGGATAGTGCAGCCAACACAGAACACGTGGGGAGATGTTGAACATTTATTAGAAGGGTACGATGATCAAGAAAGAGCTGCTATTCATAAAGAGAGAGCAAGGAGGATGGAagaacagaacaaaatgtttgcAGCCCGTAAGCTCTGCCTTATCTTGGATCTTGATCACACGCTTCTTAATTCAGCCAAG TTTGTCGAAGTAGACCCCATTCATGAAGAGGTCTTGAGAAAGAAGGAAGAGCAGGATCGTGAGAAGCCACATAGACATCTTTTTCGCTTTCCCCACATGAGAATGTGGACCAAATTGCGGCCAGGAGTCTGGAATTTCCTTGAGAAG GCTAGCAAGCTTTACGAGCTTCATTTGTACACAATGGGGAATAAGTTATATGCCACTGAGATGGCCAAAGTGCTTGATCCTAGCGGAGCTTTATTTGAAGGACGAGTAATTTCAAAGGGAGACGAAGGAGACCCATATGATGGTGATGAGAGGCCACAGAAGATTAAGGATTTGGAGGGTGTTCTGGGAATGGAATCAAATGTAGTGATCATAGATGATTCTGTTAGAGTGTGGCCTCATAACAAGCTCAATTTGATAGTTGTGGAGAG ATACACTTATTTTCCGTGTAGTAGGCGGCAGTTTGGACTAATGGGCCCTTCTCTTCTTGAGATAGACCATGACGAACGGCCAGACGAAGGAACTCTTGCCTTATCTTTGGCG GTAATTGAGAGGGTGCATCAAAACTTTTTCTCTCACAAGTCCTTAAATGACTTGGACGTCAGAAGTATCCTTGCTGCAGAGCAAAGAAAGATTTTGGCTGGTTGTCGTATAGTTTTCAGTAGAATTTTTCCTGTGGGTGAGATGAATCCCCAACTACACCCACTTTGGCAGTCAGCTGAACAGTTTGGTGCTGTTTGTTCAACCCAGATTGACGAACATGTTACACATGTAGTTGCCAATTCTCTTGGAACAGATAAG GTTAATTGGGCTTTAAACACTGGGAGATATGTTGTCCACCCCGGCTG GGTAGAAGCTTCAACATTGTTGTATCGAAGGGCGAATGAGCATGAGTTTGCTGTGAAAATATAA